From the Exiguobacterium aurantiacum genome, one window contains:
- a CDS encoding Type 1 glutamine amidotransferase-like domain-containing protein encodes MKTCYYLGWFKDFFPTHLADALSRDVTNRQSLVMISSDPASNAENGVIELSWLQEAGILFNDYHVINYETDRTNAKHLLKVASMIFLLGGDTVKQNQFIHEYDLIQSIQQSDAIVIGASAGAINMSLSWLCSPYMGYEVSTPTVFQGVALNDFSVLSHFDLEHHMHIVKQELALLSEELPIYLSNKDCALRVQGDQVDIFGDVYLYANRNITKLSETTSFHTD; translated from the coding sequence ATGAAGACGTGCTACTATCTTGGATGGTTCAAGGATTTTTTCCCAACTCATTTGGCAGATGCCTTGTCACGAGACGTGACAAATCGGCAGTCCCTCGTAATGATCAGCTCGGACCCTGCCTCAAATGCGGAAAATGGTGTTATCGAGCTATCGTGGTTACAGGAAGCCGGCATCTTGTTCAACGACTATCACGTAATCAATTATGAAACGGACCGAACTAATGCAAAACATCTTCTTAAAGTAGCTTCGATGATCTTCTTGTTAGGTGGGGACACCGTCAAGCAAAATCAGTTCATACATGAATATGACCTAATCCAATCGATTCAACAAAGCGACGCCATCGTCATAGGCGCTAGTGCAGGCGCAATCAATATGTCTTTGTCTTGGTTATGCTCGCCATACATGGGTTATGAGGTTTCAACCCCAACGGTTTTCCAGGGCGTGGCCCTCAACGATTTTTCGGTGCTCTCCCACTTCGATCTCGAACATCACATGCACATCGTCAAGCAAGAGCTCGCCCTCTTATCCGAAGAATTACCCATCTATTTGTCGAACAAAGATTGTGCACTTCGTGTTCAAGGTGATCAAGTCGATATCTTCGGAGACGTTTATTTGTATGCGAATCGAAACATAACGAAGCTATCTGAGACCACATCTTTCCATACAGATTAG
- the fumC gene encoding class II fumarate hydratase translates to MEYRIERDTMGEINVPASAKWGAQTQRSLENFKIGTEKMPLEVVHAFAILKKGAALANAELGVLEQAKADVIAEVADEIVAGKHDAEFPLVVWQTGSGTQSNMNVNEVIAHLANDKLKERGQTLTIHPNDDVNKSQSSNDTYPTAMHIAAILAVEDHVLPSIEALHATLAKKAESFMDIVKIGRTHLQDATPVTLGQEISGWVRMLELSKQMIERTLEPLTELALGGTAVGTGINAHPQFGEVVAEKISQETGKRFITAVNKFHALTSHDQLVFTHGALKALAMDAMKIANDVRWLASGPRAGIGEILIPENEPGSSIMPGKVNPTQSEALTMVAAQVLGNDATIGFGASQGNFELNVFKPVIMYNFLQTCRLLTDSLHSFDVHCAIGIEPDLDVIAHNVERSLMLVTALNPHIGYENAAKIAKLAHKNGTSLKEAALETGLLTEEQFDEWIRPEEMTSPNLKVGK, encoded by the coding sequence ATGGAATATCGGATCGAACGGGACACGATGGGGGAAATCAACGTTCCAGCTTCAGCCAAATGGGGAGCCCAAACACAGCGCAGTCTAGAGAACTTTAAAATCGGGACGGAAAAGATGCCGCTCGAGGTCGTACATGCTTTTGCGATTTTGAAAAAAGGTGCCGCACTCGCTAACGCCGAGCTCGGTGTATTGGAGCAAGCGAAAGCCGACGTCATCGCCGAAGTCGCCGATGAGATTGTCGCCGGAAAACATGACGCCGAGTTTCCGCTCGTCGTCTGGCAGACGGGTTCAGGGACACAGTCGAACATGAACGTGAACGAAGTCATCGCCCACTTGGCGAATGATAAGTTAAAAGAGCGTGGTCAAACGCTGACGATTCACCCGAATGACGACGTCAATAAGTCCCAAAGCTCGAACGACACGTATCCGACGGCGATGCATATCGCAGCCATCCTTGCGGTCGAGGACCATGTGTTGCCGTCAATCGAGGCGCTCCACGCGACGCTCGCGAAAAAAGCCGAGTCATTCATGGACATCGTCAAGATTGGTCGGACGCACTTGCAAGACGCGACGCCGGTCACGCTCGGTCAAGAAATCAGCGGCTGGGTCCGCATGCTCGAGCTCTCGAAACAGATGATCGAGCGCACGCTCGAACCGTTGACAGAGCTCGCCCTTGGCGGGACGGCGGTCGGGACGGGCATCAACGCTCATCCCCAGTTCGGCGAAGTCGTGGCCGAGAAAATCTCGCAAGAGACCGGCAAACGTTTCATAACGGCCGTCAACAAGTTCCATGCGCTCACGAGCCACGATCAGCTCGTGTTCACCCATGGTGCCTTGAAAGCACTCGCCATGGATGCGATGAAAATCGCCAACGACGTCCGTTGGCTCGCGTCAGGTCCGCGTGCCGGCATCGGCGAGATTTTGATTCCAGAGAACGAGCCTGGTAGCTCGATCATGCCTGGGAAAGTCAATCCGACGCAGAGTGAGGCGTTGACGATGGTCGCGGCCCAAGTGCTCGGTAATGATGCGACGATCGGATTCGGGGCGAGCCAAGGAAACTTCGAGTTGAACGTGTTCAAACCGGTCATCATGTATAACTTCCTCCAGACGTGCCGCCTGTTGACGGACAGTCTGCATTCGTTCGACGTGCATTGCGCCATCGGGATCGAACCAGACTTGGACGTGATCGCGCACAACGTCGAGCGTTCGCTCATGCTCGTGACAGCGCTCAACCCGCACATCGGTTATGAGAATGCGGCCAAAATCGCGAAGCTCGCCCATAAAAACGGGACGTCGTTGAAAGAAGCGGCGCTCGAGACCGGACTCTTGACGGAAGAGCAGTTCGACGAGTGGATTCGACCAGAAGAGATGACATCTCCTAACCTAAAAGTTGGAAAATAA
- a CDS encoding thymidylate synthase, with protein MKQYHDLCTHILEHGVVKEDRTGTGTTSVFGYQMRFNLQDGFPLITTKKLHTRSIIHELLWFITGNTNVKYLQDNGVRIWNEWADEDGNLGPVYGAQWRSFPKPDGTTVDQLAQVIEQIKTNPDSRRLIVSAWNPGQLEDMALPPCHLMFQFYVADGKLSCQLYQRSADTFLGVPFNIASYALLTHMVAHVTGLEVGDFVHTLGDAHIYHNHLEQVKLQLTRETRPLPTLNILRDVSSIEDFRFEDFEIVGYDPHPHIKGEVSV; from the coding sequence ATGAAACAATACCATGATTTATGCACCCATATCCTCGAGCACGGGGTCGTCAAAGAAGACCGCACCGGGACCGGGACGACGAGTGTGTTCGGCTACCAGATGCGTTTCAACCTTCAGGACGGGTTCCCCCTGATCACGACGAAGAAATTACATACGCGTTCCATCATCCATGAACTGCTCTGGTTCATCACCGGCAACACGAACGTCAAATACCTTCAAGACAACGGGGTCCGCATTTGGAACGAGTGGGCCGACGAGGACGGTAATCTCGGTCCTGTCTACGGGGCGCAGTGGCGCTCGTTTCCGAAACCAGACGGCACGACTGTCGACCAGCTCGCGCAAGTAATCGAGCAAATCAAAACGAACCCTGACTCGCGCCGACTCATCGTCTCGGCCTGGAATCCAGGGCAACTTGAAGACATGGCGTTGCCGCCGTGCCATCTCATGTTCCAGTTTTACGTCGCGGACGGCAAATTGTCGTGCCAGCTCTATCAACGAAGCGCTGACACGTTCCTCGGTGTCCCGTTCAATATCGCGTCTTACGCCTTGCTCACTCATATGGTCGCCCATGTGACCGGGCTTGAAGTCGGAGACTTCGTCCATACGCTCGGCGACGCCCACATTTATCATAATCACCTCGAACAAGTGAAGCTGCAATTGACGCGTGAGACACGACCGCTCCCGACATTGAACATTTTGCGTGACGTATCATCCATCGAGGACTTCCGGTTTGAAGACTTCGAGATCGTCGGCTATGACCCTCATCCACACATTAAAGGAGAAGTGAGCGTATGA
- a CDS encoding dihydrofolate reductase, with amino-acid sequence MIIHVVAIGSNREIGKDNALLWRLPDDLKQFKAVTTGQTVVMGRKTFESIGRPLPNRRNIVVTSDRTFSAEGVDVWHDLGSLNTETTDLYIIGGATLYEQTLSMTDRFYVTEVDGTFEADTYYPALPDGLTVTDEQFHPADERHAYSFTFRQYDKRDID; translated from the coding sequence ATGATCATCCACGTCGTCGCAATCGGGAGCAATCGGGAAATCGGGAAAGATAACGCCTTGTTGTGGCGCCTGCCCGATGACTTGAAACAGTTCAAAGCTGTCACGACGGGTCAGACGGTCGTCATGGGACGAAAGACGTTCGAATCGATTGGTCGACCACTTCCGAACCGTCGTAATATCGTCGTCACGTCGGACCGCACCTTCTCGGCTGAAGGCGTCGACGTCTGGCACGACCTCGGATCGCTTAACACCGAGACGACAGACCTTTATATCATCGGTGGCGCGACGCTCTATGAGCAGACGCTCTCGATGACGGACCGGTTTTATGTCACTGAAGTCGACGGTACGTTCGAGGCGGACACGTATTATCCAGCCCTGCCGGACGGGCTCACCGTGACGGACGAACAGTTCCACCCGGCCGACGAACGGCATGCCTATAGCTTCACTTTCCGTCAATATGACAAAAGGGACATCGACTGA
- a CDS encoding GGDEF domain-containing protein has protein sequence MKQQQLTDRIHTILAQITSARQIQTTEIEFLLDWMKQEVKHRRLMHLLEIFSRVESDVRELPPVLTQAEAMALIAPVKRYIHTVLGIEQEDEDLVLILSNSFSTFSRYKPRVEKLGARPVFLQTLEEAVEYDYEDVPKAIIMDVELWARFPERAIQSFVSKMKKLYVPLIVIGTNEHYRLAAYSYGFDDYWEEWIPMEERLVRLGHHIEKARLVSNALLVDELTGAFNRKYLKATFSRFMSRLERSGESFTLALLDIDHFKQLNDTFGHAYGDDVLHRVAEEIRLAIRSSDELIRYGGEEFLIILNVSERHVVDAVLERVRSRIEEMTFTYEHHVTVSIGYTRVCQTGMTLGEWCAYADEALYKAKRDGRNRIIRYSSAVREEKRLAYVTMSPEKYALLAERLPKQHRRYEVIYRPYDHYACNDHMEMFILDDSGTSETKGTLSAVKEQRGKYSHILAVSKRTALELGTLYDDLAERDHHDAITEKIEQWLEKLPD, from the coding sequence ATGAAGCAACAGCAACTCACAGATCGTATACATACTATCTTGGCGCAAATCACGAGCGCGAGACAGATTCAAACAACAGAGATCGAGTTTTTATTAGATTGGATGAAGCAAGAAGTGAAGCATCGTCGCTTGATGCACTTGCTTGAGATTTTCAGTCGTGTCGAGTCTGACGTGCGTGAATTGCCACCGGTCTTGACGCAAGCCGAGGCCATGGCTTTGATCGCCCCAGTGAAACGTTATATCCACACCGTCCTAGGCATCGAACAAGAAGACGAAGATCTCGTCCTCATTTTATCAAACAGTTTCTCAACGTTCAGCCGCTATAAACCGCGTGTCGAAAAACTCGGGGCACGTCCAGTCTTCTTACAGACGTTAGAAGAGGCCGTCGAATATGATTATGAAGATGTCCCGAAAGCTATCATCATGGATGTCGAACTGTGGGCCCGCTTCCCGGAGCGGGCGATTCAATCATTCGTCAGTAAGATGAAGAAACTGTACGTACCGCTCATCGTGATCGGAACGAATGAACATTATCGCTTGGCCGCTTATTCTTACGGCTTCGATGACTATTGGGAAGAGTGGATACCGATGGAAGAGCGGCTCGTTCGCCTCGGACATCACATCGAGAAGGCCCGGCTCGTCTCGAACGCGCTGCTCGTCGACGAATTGACGGGCGCCTTTAACCGTAAATATTTGAAAGCGACATTCAGCCGCTTCATGTCCCGACTTGAGCGTTCCGGTGAGAGCTTCACGCTCGCCCTGCTCGACATCGACCATTTCAAGCAGCTGAATGATACGTTCGGTCATGCCTACGGGGATGACGTGTTACATCGCGTCGCCGAGGAGATTCGCTTAGCGATTCGCTCGAGTGATGAGTTGATTCGTTACGGCGGGGAAGAATTTCTCATTATCCTCAACGTGTCAGAGCGTCACGTTGTCGATGCGGTGCTTGAACGGGTCCGCAGTCGCATCGAGGAGATGACATTTACATATGAACATCACGTTACCGTATCGATCGGTTATACTCGTGTCTGTCAGACCGGGATGACGCTCGGCGAATGGTGTGCCTATGCCGATGAGGCGCTCTACAAGGCGAAGCGCGATGGACGCAATCGAATCATCCGCTACTCGTCAGCTGTCCGCGAGGAGAAAAGGCTCGCTTACGTGACAATGAGTCCTGAGAAGTACGCTTTGCTCGCCGAGCGCTTACCGAAGCAACACCGACGTTACGAAGTCATCTATCGTCCGTATGATCATTATGCTTGTAACGATCATATGGAAATGTTCATCCTTGATGACTCGGGGACGAGTGAGACGAAAGGGACGCTCTCGGCCGTCAAAGAGCAACGCGGCAAGTACAGCCATATTTTGGCTGTGTCAAAACGAACCGCGCTCGAACTTGGGACGCTGTACGACGACTTGGCCGAACGGGACCATCATGACGCCATCACTGAAAAGATTGAGCAATGGCTCGAGAAATTACCAGACTAA
- a CDS encoding reverse transcriptase-like protein: MVHIYFDAATNQELGENGLGVWVKATDGTVSTYIAKRVGLTSVQAELAALAFALEQAHELTGESTFMFYSDAETVVRALEQRFLKDQSVRPLFVQALTLYDELPNKFIKWIPRVENRAHDVAKHALITG, from the coding sequence TTGGTACACATTTATTTTGATGCGGCGACGAACCAAGAGCTAGGTGAGAACGGTCTTGGTGTCTGGGTCAAGGCGACCGACGGCACGGTGTCCACGTACATCGCCAAACGCGTTGGGCTGACGAGCGTTCAAGCCGAACTCGCCGCGCTCGCGTTCGCCCTCGAACAAGCGCACGAGCTGACGGGCGAATCGACGTTTATGTTCTATTCAGACGCCGAGACGGTCGTACGAGCGCTCGAGCAGCGGTTCTTAAAAGACCAATCGGTGCGTCCTTTGTTCGTCCAGGCGCTGACGCTTTATGACGAATTGCCGAACAAGTTCATCAAATGGATTCCGCGGGTAGAGAATCGGGCCCATGACGTGGCGAAACATGCATTGATAACAGGATGA
- the miaA gene encoding tRNA (adenosine(37)-N6)-dimethylallyltransferase MiaA, translating to MEQTPVIVLVGPTAVGKTKTGIELAKAFNGEIVSGDSVQVYRGMDIGSAKVTVEEAEGIPHHLIDICDPDEAMSVAKFQTLARAAIDDIYARGKLPILVGGTGLYIRSILYDYEFTERPVDNALRESLELEAEANGPEALHARLRSLDPKRAESIHPNNVRRVIRALEVALQGDAQAMDSLPSQHYAYKLFVLHADRDVLYERINLRVNLMLEAGLIEEVERLLAAGYRDTQAMRAIGYKEVVPYIEGLMTREQMTEMLKQHTRKFAKRQLTWFRHQFDGIWVDMGRKSFELSYQNIYDEVEEFFRKFRLFERDID from the coding sequence ATGGAACAAACACCAGTCATCGTCCTCGTCGGACCGACCGCTGTCGGGAAGACGAAGACAGGGATTGAGCTCGCCAAAGCGTTCAACGGCGAAATCGTATCGGGCGATTCGGTCCAAGTGTACCGAGGGATGGATATCGGTTCGGCGAAAGTGACGGTCGAGGAAGCGGAAGGAATCCCGCATCATTTGATTGATATTTGTGACCCGGACGAGGCGATGAGCGTCGCCAAATTTCAAACGTTGGCCCGGGCGGCGATCGATGATATCTACGCGCGCGGGAAATTGCCGATTTTAGTCGGCGGGACCGGCCTGTATATCCGATCGATTTTATATGACTATGAGTTCACGGAGCGACCGGTCGACAACGCTTTGCGCGAGTCGCTCGAGTTAGAGGCGGAGGCGAATGGCCCCGAGGCGCTGCATGCCCGCCTGCGGTCGCTCGACCCAAAACGGGCCGAGAGCATTCATCCGAATAACGTCCGCCGTGTCATCCGAGCCCTCGAAGTCGCACTGCAAGGGGACGCTCAGGCGATGGATAGCCTTCCATCCCAGCATTACGCCTACAAATTGTTCGTGTTGCATGCCGACCGGGACGTGCTCTATGAGCGCATCAACCTTCGTGTCAACTTGATGCTCGAAGCAGGTCTCATCGAGGAAGTCGAGCGCTTGCTCGCGGCCGGTTACCGAGACACGCAAGCGATGCGCGCCATCGGCTACAAGGAAGTCGTTCCATATATCGAAGGATTGATGACACGGGAACAGATGACCGAGATGCTCAAACAGCACACGCGCAAGTTCGCAAAACGTCAATTAACCTGGTTCCGTCATCAATTTGATGGGATTTGGGTCGATATGGGACGAAAATCATTTGAACTATCGTATCAAAATATTTATGATGAAGTTGAGGAGTTTTTTCGAAAATTCCGATTATTTGAAAGAGACATAGACTAG
- a CDS encoding 5'-3' exonuclease, which yields MKLMLVDGFNLLSRYYFATERRRALDPDVTVKGLLRKVDGWTNDFTHIAFFWDGPRETTHRYALFPDYKATRTGLPEPLFHDYVKLRAALSERGIFQSELAGYEADDLIGAVATAFPGESYMYSSDRDLHQLLSPNVFQIVPKKGEEMMMNQDVFETTYGIRPGQFVDVKALQGDASDNIPGVRGIGPKTATILVQSYDTVEALYDILRQEALQEAHRKFAKKLDGQEEVALLSKRLSLIDIHAPIETDWEAYRFGTHLF from the coding sequence ATGAAATTGATGTTAGTCGACGGGTTTAACCTCCTGTCGCGCTATTATTTTGCCACAGAGCGTCGGCGGGCGCTCGATCCCGATGTGACGGTGAAAGGTCTGCTCCGTAAAGTTGATGGGTGGACGAACGATTTTACGCATATCGCTTTCTTTTGGGACGGACCACGCGAGACGACGCATCGTTACGCTTTGTTTCCGGACTATAAAGCGACTCGCACCGGCTTACCGGAACCGTTGTTCCACGATTACGTCAAGTTGCGGGCAGCGTTGAGCGAGCGCGGGATTTTTCAGTCCGAACTCGCCGGTTACGAGGCCGATGATTTGATCGGGGCCGTCGCGACCGCCTTCCCGGGCGAATCATATATGTATTCGTCTGACCGCGATTTGCATCAGCTACTTTCCCCGAACGTGTTTCAAATCGTCCCGAAAAAAGGGGAAGAAATGATGATGAACCAGGACGTGTTCGAGACGACTTATGGAATACGACCCGGCCAGTTCGTCGATGTGAAGGCGCTCCAAGGTGATGCCTCGGACAATATTCCAGGCGTCCGCGGCATCGGACCAAAGACGGCGACGATTCTTGTTCAGTCATACGACACGGTCGAAGCGTTATATGACATTTTGAGGCAAGAAGCGCTTCAAGAGGCGCATCGGAAATTTGCGAAGAAGCTCGACGGGCAAGAAGAAGTGGCGCTCCTGTCGAAACGTCTCTCGCTCATCGATATCCATGCACCGATTGAGACCGATTGGGAGGCGTATCGCTTTGGTACACATTTATTTTGA
- a CDS encoding AmiS/UreI family transporter, which translates to MGNISLLFGGVALFINSLVLFGKVDVKSAGVFSLFTGLLQTFIATWLVVGASSAEMFGFASIYLFAFTYLYVGVTFLFDLDGRGVGWFSLFVSISAVFYALIGFSTGDMMGAGTWLFWAFLWGLFFMGMGLGRQIDGLTARVAFVLAWLTLIIPALFGLANLMTPLYNVMWWAASGTSILYFGLTMWRQRRFLEVTQ; encoded by the coding sequence GTGGGGAATATTAGTTTATTATTTGGTGGCGTGGCACTGTTCATTAACAGCCTCGTCTTATTCGGGAAAGTGGACGTCAAGAGTGCGGGTGTATTCAGTCTGTTTACCGGTCTATTGCAGACGTTCATCGCGACGTGGCTCGTCGTTGGAGCGAGTTCAGCGGAGATGTTTGGGTTTGCAAGCATCTACTTGTTCGCCTTCACGTATTTATACGTCGGTGTGACATTCTTGTTCGACCTCGATGGGCGGGGGGTTGGTTGGTTCTCACTCTTCGTCTCGATTTCAGCCGTTTTCTATGCGTTGATCGGATTCTCGACGGGCGATATGATGGGAGCGGGCACGTGGTTGTTTTGGGCGTTCTTATGGGGGCTCTTCTTTATGGGCATGGGCCTCGGTCGCCAAATTGACGGGTTGACGGCCCGGGTCGCATTCGTCCTTGCTTGGTTGACGTTGATCATTCCAGCACTGTTCGGTCTCGCCAACTTGATGACACCGCTCTATAATGTCATGTGGTGGGCCGCTAGTGGTACGTCGATTCTTTATTTCGGATTGACGATGTGGCGCCAGCGCCGATTTCTCGAAGTGACACAATGA
- the hfq gene encoding RNA chaperone Hfq → MKASYNIQDHFLNQLRKEMVPTTVFLVSGFQIRGVIKSFDNFTVIVESEGRQQLIYKHAISTFSPARNVTLFEPEAVEVTEG, encoded by the coding sequence ATGAAAGCTAGCTATAACATCCAAGACCATTTTTTAAATCAATTACGCAAAGAAATGGTGCCGACGACCGTCTTTTTAGTCAGCGGATTTCAAATTCGGGGAGTCATCAAATCGTTTGACAACTTCACGGTCATCGTCGAATCAGAAGGGCGCCAACAGTTGATTTATAAACATGCGATTTCAACGTTCTCACCAGCGCGGAACGTCACGTTGTTCGAACCAGAAGCGGTCGAAGTGACAGAAGGATAA
- a CDS encoding DNA-binding protein → MNYYQQIDPIAESGFDRTRFQLPAVEKASTRLSDLTDGTPVQTKALVSTVEVREGKSGAKWLQLNLTTSSGLIRAKQWLHGNEDQLLPIYESGVIELEGKIDVYPKPDGAKSITIDRAKPIARDEAVSLLPGLPGDETMEQYADELFAILSTLSPDYQAIAMSLLDRYWDDFVLAPAALYHHHNYVGGLLKHTVCMLRLGYRIQEQDDHLAMAFRVIKEAEQLHKVDVWNTMNGVKVEQAFRGTFESLYAACEAIAELKEPLRWDELALGILFHDIGKLFEYSHLLSSPKRFEQLFSVNGMSETTGISINPMGSLIGHMPYGGLLFEKSQQAASVTLPLDAHHRIWHMILSHHGKREWGSSVLPVTTEAWMLHLIDLLDARYEKWARVHENL, encoded by the coding sequence ATGAACTATTACCAACAGATTGATCCGATAGCGGAGAGCGGCTTCGACCGGACCCGGTTTCAACTTCCGGCCGTCGAAAAAGCGTCGACACGGTTATCCGATCTTACAGACGGGACGCCGGTCCAGACGAAAGCGCTCGTCAGTACGGTCGAAGTACGCGAGGGTAAGTCCGGCGCGAAGTGGTTGCAACTGAATTTGACGACATCAAGCGGACTCATCCGTGCGAAGCAGTGGTTGCATGGCAACGAAGACCAGTTATTGCCGATTTACGAGTCAGGTGTCATCGAGCTCGAAGGGAAAATCGATGTCTATCCGAAACCGGACGGCGCCAAGTCGATTACCATCGACCGGGCCAAACCGATTGCCCGGGACGAAGCGGTGTCGCTTTTGCCAGGTCTCCCGGGGGACGAGACGATGGAGCAATACGCCGACGAACTGTTCGCGATTCTGTCGACGCTCTCGCCTGACTATCAAGCGATCGCGATGTCACTCCTCGACCGCTATTGGGACGATTTCGTCCTTGCACCGGCCGCGCTGTACCATCATCACAACTATGTCGGTGGCTTATTAAAGCACACGGTCTGCATGCTTCGACTCGGCTATCGCATCCAAGAACAAGATGACCATTTGGCGATGGCGTTCCGGGTCATCAAAGAGGCCGAGCAGTTGCATAAAGTAGATGTATGGAATACGATGAACGGTGTAAAAGTTGAACAGGCGTTCCGAGGCACGTTCGAGTCGCTCTATGCGGCCTGTGAGGCCATCGCTGAGTTAAAAGAGCCGCTTCGTTGGGACGAGCTCGCGCTCGGGATTTTATTCCATGATATCGGCAAGCTGTTCGAATACAGCCATTTGCTGTCGTCTCCGAAACGGTTCGAGCAACTGTTCTCGGTCAATGGCATGAGTGAGACGACCGGAATCTCGATCAATCCGATGGGGAGCTTGATTGGACATATGCCGTACGGCGGACTGTTGTTCGAGAAGAGTCAACAAGCAGCAAGCGTCACGTTGCCGCTCGACGCCCATCACCGGATTTGGCATATGATTTTATCCCACCACGGCAAGCGCGAGTGGGGCTCGAGCGTGTTACCGGTCACGACAGAAGCGTGGATGCTTCATTTGATTGACTTGCTGGATGCGCGCTATGAGAAATGGGCGCGGGTCCACGAAAATTTATAA
- a CDS encoding CobW family GTP-binding protein produces MIPVQLVTGFLGAGKTTYMNRLLEATDERLLVIVNELGSVNIDEQLIVKMDQEQIELSNGCICCSIQSDLSKTFYQLASKDTFDRIVIETTGVADPAPIIQTIYYDDYLRTRFKLTAILTVVDASQMDRELFIEGIHQIAYADVILMNKVDLVDDVTLEQAHERIKALNPTVRVIETVQTVGDYDLTENTFQLSRVDEQLLGQLTAGHTSVSSLRAVTLTTDVPLKRERVTQYVREVLMHYEDDVYRLKAIVRLDGEASKFVVQATNQLMGATFANEPSDDSRSVFVWIGKNLDRDALARGLQACEVNT; encoded by the coding sequence ATGATTCCCGTGCAATTGGTGACCGGTTTTTTAGGCGCCGGAAAAACGACCTATATGAATCGCTTGCTAGAAGCGACAGACGAGCGGCTGCTCGTCATCGTCAACGAGCTCGGATCGGTCAATATCGACGAACAGTTGATCGTCAAGATGGACCAAGAGCAGATCGAGTTGTCGAACGGTTGCATCTGTTGCTCGATTCAAAGCGATTTGAGCAAGACGTTCTATCAGCTTGCATCGAAGGACACGTTCGACCGAATCGTCATCGAGACGACTGGTGTCGCCGATCCGGCACCGATCATTCAGACGATTTATTACGATGATTATTTACGGACACGGTTCAAGCTGACGGCGATTTTGACGGTCGTCGATGCCAGTCAAATGGACCGTGAGTTGTTTATAGAAGGAATCCATCAAATCGCCTATGCGGATGTGATTCTGATGAACAAAGTCGACCTCGTCGATGACGTCACGCTCGAACAAGCGCATGAGCGGATTAAAGCGCTAAATCCGACCGTTCGGGTCATCGAGACGGTCCAGACAGTCGGGGACTATGATTTGACGGAAAATACGTTCCAGCTTTCACGCGTCGACGAGCAACTCCTCGGGCAACTGACGGCCGGTCATACGTCCGTCTCTTCACTGCGGGCCGTCACGCTCACAACGGACGTGCCGCTCAAACGGGAACGCGTCACTCAATACGTGCGCGAGGTGCTCATGCACTATGAAGATGATGTCTATCGTTTGAAGGCGATCGTCCGATTGGACGGAGAAGCGTCGAAATTCGTCGTCCAAGCGACGAATCAACTGATGGGGGCGACGTTCGCCAACGAACCGAGCGACGACTCGCGCTCCGTCTTCGTCTGGATTGGGAAGAATCTCGACCGAGACGCGCTCGCGCGCGGATTACAAGCTTGTGAGGTGAATACATGA